A stretch of Crossiella cryophila DNA encodes these proteins:
- a CDS encoding MarR family winged helix-turn-helix transcriptional regulator — protein MTAKNTTTTARDAVDEPAWRRVITLHGRIEQELAKALQRRFGLGLTEYRALSRLAEVDGCSLRMQVLADAIGLNQSSVSRLVARLEEAGLTVRDPCENDRRGVYSMLTPEGRERQALAEPVYRETLSSALDKAASDPDLAEAVAALRAAG, from the coding sequence GTGACAGCGAAGAACACGACGACGACCGCGCGGGACGCGGTCGACGAACCGGCCTGGCGACGGGTGATCACCCTGCACGGGCGGATCGAGCAGGAGCTGGCCAAGGCGTTGCAACGGCGGTTCGGGCTCGGGCTGACCGAGTACCGGGCGCTGAGCAGGCTGGCCGAGGTGGACGGGTGCAGCCTGCGCATGCAGGTGCTCGCCGACGCCATCGGGCTCAACCAGAGTTCGGTGTCCAGGCTGGTCGCGCGGCTGGAGGAGGCCGGGCTGACCGTGCGGGACCCCTGCGAGAACGACCGGCGCGGGGTGTACTCGATGCTCACCCCGGAAGGCAGGGAACGCCAGGCACTGGCCGAACCGGTCTACCGGGAGACGCTCAGCTCCGCACTGGACAAGGCCGCCAGCGACCCCGACCTGGCCGAGGCCGTGGCCGCGTTGCGGGCGGCGGGCTGA
- the mobA gene encoding molybdenum cofactor guanylyltransferase — MTRWDAVVLAGGRASRLHGVDKPALRLGGRSLLDHALDAVAAAERVVVVGPQRTVTRPVSWTREEPVGSGPLAALGAGLSRLSTSEGLVAVLAADQPGVTAATVSRLRAALSEVDGADGALLVDAGRRQWLTGVWRIGALRAAMPEHLAGAALRALFGGLTVVEVPADVREGRDVDTPEDLAAWRAGYPDPGSSV; from the coding sequence ATGACACGCTGGGACGCCGTGGTGCTCGCCGGGGGACGGGCGAGCCGATTGCACGGCGTGGACAAACCGGCCCTGCGGCTCGGCGGACGCAGCCTGCTGGACCACGCGCTGGACGCCGTCGCGGCGGCGGAGCGCGTGGTGGTGGTCGGTCCACAACGGACGGTGACCCGCCCGGTGTCCTGGACACGTGAGGAACCAGTCGGATCGGGACCGCTCGCGGCACTGGGGGCCGGACTGTCCCGACTGTCCACATCGGAGGGTCTGGTGGCGGTACTGGCCGCCGACCAACCGGGTGTCACCGCCGCCACGGTGTCCCGGCTGCGCGCCGCACTGTCCGAAGTGGACGGAGCGGACGGCGCGCTGCTGGTGGATGCGGGCAGGCGGCAGTGGCTCACCGGGGTGTGGCGGATCGGCGCGTTGCGCGCGGCCATGCCGGAGCACCTCGCGGGCGCGGCCTTGCGCGCGCTCTTCGGCGGGCTGACCGTGGTGGAGGTGCCAGCGGACGTGCGGGAGGGGCGGGACGTGGACACGCCGGAGGACCTCGCCGCCTGGCGGGCCGGTTATCCGGATCCGGGCAGTTCGGTCTGA
- a CDS encoding TetR/AcrR family transcriptional regulator, protein MPPQNEARKKHLADAAIDVLARDGGHGLTHRTVDKHAAVPTGTTSNYFRTRDALWVAVANRVAERHWEIISTIEGFPEKMATPNEASEAISLMLTGMADEGRIFNLAMLELNLEAIRRPGLRPTLHELNELVTRQMGINHRLQGLPADRETLDMIGIFLRGLQLSMLMPWNLGQAYDPARLIERAYGALLATAPDQTELPGSG, encoded by the coding sequence GTGCCACCCCAGAACGAAGCGCGCAAGAAGCACCTGGCCGACGCCGCGATCGACGTCCTGGCCAGGGACGGCGGTCACGGGCTGACCCACCGCACGGTGGACAAACACGCCGCGGTGCCCACCGGGACGACCTCGAACTACTTCCGCACCAGGGACGCGCTCTGGGTGGCGGTGGCCAACCGGGTGGCCGAACGGCACTGGGAGATCATCAGCACCATCGAGGGCTTCCCGGAGAAGATGGCCACGCCCAACGAGGCATCCGAGGCGATCAGCCTGATGCTGACCGGGATGGCGGATGAGGGCCGGATCTTCAACCTGGCCATGCTGGAGCTGAACCTGGAGGCGATCCGGCGACCGGGCCTGCGGCCGACCCTGCACGAGCTGAACGAGCTGGTCACCCGGCAGATGGGGATCAACCACCGACTACAGGGCCTCCCGGCCGACCGGGAGACCTTGGACATGATCGGGATCTTCCTGCGCGGCCTGCAGCTGAGCATGCTGATGCCGTGGAATCTGGGCCAGGCCTACGATCCCGCGAGGCTGATCGAACGGGCTTACGGGGCCCTGCTGGCCACCGCGCCGGATCAGACCGAACTGCCCGGATCCGGATAA